A genome region from Chengkuizengella sp. SCS-71B includes the following:
- a CDS encoding DUF4083 domain-containing protein codes for MSIDGSIIYQLISFLILFMVPILIVYFIRSSKRKKQQLDTIENKLNEVLNNTNKNK; via the coding sequence TTGTCAATCGACGGTTCTATTATATATCAACTAATCTCATTCCTTATTTTATTTATGGTTCCAATCTTGATTGTATATTTCATTCGCTCATCAAAAAGAAAAAAACAGCAGTTGGATACAATCGAAAACAAATTAAATGAAGTACTAAATAATACAAATAAAAATAAATAA
- a CDS encoding DUF402 domain-containing protein has protein sequence MITIQAQKYDGMPHYTWQAKLLDLNDEYLIVLSYPETEIKHFSKNEVFTVNNWWIELYPFKKWFTISMEVKNRKPRDIYCNIAKPSSYKNGLLTFIDLDIDFAKRDGKWKVLDEDEFETHQKKYNYPVEVVNKVWETLDNLQFNLKNNYFPFDGTLETYISQIPEYKM, from the coding sequence GTGATCACAATACAAGCCCAGAAATACGATGGTATGCCACACTATACATGGCAGGCTAAATTGTTGGATTTAAACGATGAATATTTAATTGTACTTTCATATCCAGAAACTGAAATAAAGCATTTTTCTAAAAATGAAGTGTTTACTGTTAACAATTGGTGGATTGAACTTTATCCATTTAAAAAATGGTTTACCATTTCTATGGAAGTGAAAAATAGAAAACCAAGAGATATCTATTGTAACATTGCCAAACCATCTAGTTATAAAAACGGACTGCTCACATTTATTGACTTAGATATAGATTTTGCAAAAAGAGATGGGAAGTGGAAGGTGCTTGATGAAGATGAATTTGAAACCCATCAAAAGAAATATAATTACCCAGTAGAAGTAGTGAACAAAGTATGGGAGACATTGGACAATTTGCAGTTTAACTTAAAAAATAATTATTTTCCGTTTGATGGTACTTTAGAAACATATATTAGTCAAATACCAGAATATAAAATGTAA